The Solibacillus daqui genome has a segment encoding these proteins:
- a CDS encoding HD-GYP domain-containing protein: MEAIDMKVEELRLGKVIAEDIFANTQYPIIYKDTKIKPEHLRVFELFNLNTVSVYNDASIENLIEDNLEIQAKSVPLPKYTSFEKHYNDAIVQLKKEFINWEAGGKIDITKVRGMIIPLIEIILEDRSYIFDLNSYSNPKDYLYHHCIATGLIASIMAKKLGFERGITIQLAIAGMLADSGMARISPRIRDKKSALLKEEFDEVKKHPYHSYMLVKNVPAIKEVMKEAIYQHHERLDGSGYPKGERIGSISNFAQIIAVADVFHAMTSERLYRTKQSPFKVIEMIKEEEFGKFDIKVVQALMDIVVDLPIGTKIEISNFELGEVMFINKYSPTRPLVKLIRSGEIIDLSTKRSFYISRVITKNN, translated from the coding sequence TTGGAAGCAATAGATATGAAGGTCGAAGAATTACGTTTAGGTAAAGTCATCGCAGAAGACATTTTTGCCAATACACAATATCCAATTATTTATAAGGATACAAAAATTAAGCCAGAGCATTTACGTGTATTTGAATTATTTAATTTAAATACAGTTTCAGTTTATAACGATGCAAGTATAGAAAACCTAATAGAAGACAACCTAGAAATTCAAGCAAAATCAGTTCCATTACCAAAATACACTTCATTTGAAAAGCATTATAATGATGCAATTGTTCAATTGAAAAAGGAATTTATAAATTGGGAGGCTGGAGGCAAGATTGATATTACGAAAGTTCGTGGTATGATCATCCCGTTAATCGAAATAATCTTAGAGGATCGCTCCTATATATTTGATTTAAACAGCTACTCCAACCCGAAAGATTACTTGTATCATCATTGTATTGCAACAGGTTTAATCGCTTCTATTATGGCTAAGAAATTAGGCTTCGAGCGTGGTATTACAATACAATTAGCAATTGCAGGAATGTTAGCAGATAGTGGAATGGCGCGCATTTCACCTCGTATTCGTGATAAAAAAAGTGCATTATTAAAAGAAGAATTTGATGAAGTAAAAAAGCATCCTTACCACAGTTATATGCTTGTAAAAAATGTACCTGCTATTAAAGAAGTGATGAAAGAGGCAATCTATCAACACCATGAGCGATTAGATGGCAGCGGTTATCCTAAAGGGGAACGCATCGGGTCCATTTCGAATTTCGCTCAAATTATAGCAGTCGCTGATGTATTCCATGCTATGACAAGTGAACGTTTATATCGTACAAAACAATCACCATTCAAAGTAATCGAAATGATTAAAGAAGAAGAGTTCGGTAAGTTTGATATAAAAGTTGTACAAGCTTTAATGGATATTGTTGTTGATTTACCGATTGGTACGAAAATTGAAATATCCAATTTCGAATTAGGTGAAGTTATGTTCATTAATAAATATTCTCCTACTCGTCCGCTTGTTAAATTAATAAGATCAGGTGAAATTATTGACCTTTCAACAAAACGAAGCTTTTATATATCTCGGGTTATTACAAAAAATAATTAG